A window of Rosa rugosa chromosome 7, drRosRugo1.1, whole genome shotgun sequence genomic DNA:
taagcagctgcataagatggaatccatgccagtgattgctgaaggtaagccttgatcccttttatgattgttgtgcatatgttgtgagcatgtaattatggttttacaattggtatcagagcataggctcacaaatatgaaaaatcgttttagggttttgcaaaacaaacataaatttttttttaagggtttttgctttacgggtcaagtaactgatcaggttactgaccaagtcactggtcatgtaactgatcaggtgcctgaccaagtaagtaactgaccaagtaactggtcaggtacctgaacaaggtaagttacttaagtcaactgctgcatctggttaattataaaattcacgcttccgctatgattttttagcagcaaattggggaaaaagcaaaaacaggtttttctgtgaaattgatttcgattcatagcatgagaattgagtttttgattgtgctcaagaaccctagttgcattcccggcgtgcgttaggctagagtagatggtgaccggatgaaatttacaatttcttgattgttctgcggtttcttggaatcgaatcaattttggttatgcttgaatatgcatgttgaattgattgatgatatgatattgtatctgtgattgtgtaaaattgtatgaagaacaaaaatctcccagattttgtttacacatTGTTAaaattgacagatacaagagcttaattttcttacaaggatgaatctggatagaatgtaaagtaaaagagctcatatgttttgtggttttctgttggcataagtgattatgatgcacaaagcatccttcattgatgttggcagaaaacattgatcaggtacgtgtaactgaccaagtaactgtacctgatcgagtaacaaaactgaaattgtgttttgtgttttaaaactatgcttcagttttatcttccaaagaagtggttaagtatggttttagaatacaaaacaacagtatgcatgcttgatgaaaataaatacggatacttagaaatttttcttctgtctaaagatgtggataaatttctttggataacttgttttcattgaacatggcatattgataaagaactccaggatgttatgcttctgctcaaaagtgttgcttaacattgttttttgttatggactgacatgaatgcaagtatggtttgtttaggttttctgtatgttcttgttttgattgcttaaagccaaataaaacacagaaaacttaaagttattttctttacaaaattgagaactcacatgaattttgttttgctccttaggtaactcttacatgaacttgaacagtgtcttgatgttaactggaacaaattatagagcttggctagactccgtagaaaactacatgggaatgcatgaaaacatagactattgcttcactgaggacaaacctgaagagttaactgaaaagagcactaagaaggaaactgatctttacaagaagtggcatagatccaatagaatggctaagaacctcattcgaacctctatgtctaagactgtcaggggaagtattgaagagcctgagctagcatcagattttctggaacacataggtgctaagtttaaagaaagtgaaaaggcagaagcagctaggctgactaaagagtttcatgatttgaagtacatgggttcagggggagttagagagcatattatgaagatgatcaatataaatggcaaaCTCAGAGagctcttgatgggggttagggatgagcaggtagtgcattatgcactacattccttgcctaacagttttagtcatcttaggaccagttacaactctcaaaagggaaactggactctagatgaacttatatctatctgtgtggatgaggaatctaggatcaaggaagaaaaggaacctgctacaaccattaacctcattgagaagcctaaaaggaaaaagccccagaataagctcaagcctaccaaagtcataactaagagttcaacagctgcagtggccaaggaaaacaggtcattcaggttcaagtgctacttttgcaaaagagtaggacacatgaaaaaggactgcactggctataagaactggttagccaaaaagggtaagattttttctaatacagttttttccttagaaattaatcttataaatgttgaaccacagtcttggtggatagattcaggctcacctattcatattactaattctttgcagggattcataaggaggagaatcccaaaaagtgatgaagtgaacctgtgtgtaggaaatggcatgagagtggcagtcaaggctattggaaccttaaagctcgatttaggattaggaaaattattagttctggacaatgttttttatgtaccttccatgagaaggaatttggtttcagtttctcttttagtaaaatctggttgtagacttgttatggatagtaatggaattcttatttctaaaaattctgttcaaattggttctggtgttattatgaatgattatttacagttaaattgttcaatggctcaacaagaaattttacttgttgaaaataacaccaacagtactagcactttaacaggtgttaaaagaaccaaacta
This region includes:
- the LOC133723095 gene encoding uncharacterized protein LOC133723095; its protein translation is MESMPVIAEGNSYMNLNSVLMLTGTNYRAWLDSVENYMGMHENIDYCFTEDKPEELTEKSTKKETDLYKKWHRSNRMAKNLIRTSMSKTVRGSIEEPELASDFLEHIGAKFKESEKAEAARLTKEFHDLKYMGSGGVREHIMKMININGKLRELLMGVK